The following proteins are co-located in the Paraburkholderia phytofirmans PsJN genome:
- a CDS encoding NUDIX domain-containing protein translates to MTEYRFCPRCATPLTQRADAEHEGGRIRQSCPDPTCGYVHWNNPLPVVAAIVEYEGKILLARNAAWAEGMFALITGFLENGETPEEGIAREVLEETSLRAETVELIGVYEFIRKNELIIAYHVKAYGTIALSPELLEYRLVEPAKLRPWRAGTGQALGEWMRRRGLPFEFVERPGQ, encoded by the coding sequence GCCACGCCTTTGACCCAGCGCGCCGACGCCGAACACGAAGGCGGCCGCATCCGCCAGAGCTGCCCTGATCCGACGTGTGGCTACGTCCACTGGAACAACCCGCTGCCGGTGGTGGCGGCGATCGTCGAATACGAAGGCAAGATTCTGCTGGCGCGCAATGCCGCCTGGGCGGAGGGCATGTTCGCGCTGATCACGGGCTTCCTCGAAAACGGCGAGACGCCGGAAGAGGGCATTGCCCGCGAAGTGCTCGAGGAAACCTCGTTGCGTGCGGAGACGGTCGAACTGATCGGCGTGTACGAATTCATTCGCAAGAACGAACTGATCATCGCGTATCACGTGAAGGCGTACGGCACGATTGCGTTGTCGCCGGAATTGCTGGAGTACCGGCTGGTCGAGCCGGCCAAATTGCGGCCGTGGCGCGCGGGCACCGGCCAGGCGCTCGGCGAATGGATGCGGCGGCGCGGCCTGCCGTTCGAGTTCGTCGAAAGACCGGGGCAGTGA
- a CDS encoding branched-chain amino acid ABC transporter permease, producing MQSFVINLLNGVSYGLLLFMLSAGLTLIFSMLGVLNFAHASFYMLGAYVGFSVAAREGFWSALVVAPLVVGLIGAALERWLLRRVRVQGHLAELLLTFGAAYLLGELVKLGWGLSPLSATVPAVLDGPLFTVYGAAFARYRAFMMAVSLAMLAVLFAVLRVSKAGLIVRAALTHASAVEALGHNVPRVFTGVFAAGTALAALAGVIGAPLFVIEPGMAESLGSIVFVVVVIGGLGSLGGALAASLLVGCVQTLAVASNVSLGDVLSIFDATLPVEWDALTLAQLAPLIPYLLLVAMLALRPRGLFGRRDDHA from the coding sequence GTGCAGTCGTTCGTCATCAATCTGCTCAACGGCGTCAGTTACGGCTTGCTGCTGTTCATGCTGTCGGCGGGCCTGACGCTGATTTTCAGCATGCTCGGCGTGCTGAACTTCGCGCATGCGAGTTTTTACATGCTCGGCGCGTATGTCGGGTTTTCGGTGGCGGCGCGCGAGGGGTTCTGGAGCGCATTGGTCGTCGCGCCGCTCGTCGTCGGGCTGATCGGCGCAGCGCTCGAGCGTTGGCTGTTACGGCGGGTGCGCGTGCAGGGCCATCTTGCCGAGTTGCTGCTGACGTTCGGCGCCGCGTATCTGCTCGGCGAACTGGTCAAGCTCGGCTGGGGCCTGAGCCCGTTGTCCGCGACCGTGCCCGCGGTGCTCGACGGGCCGCTCTTCACCGTCTACGGCGCGGCGTTCGCCCGCTACCGCGCGTTCATGATGGCGGTGTCGCTCGCCATGCTCGCCGTACTGTTCGCGGTGTTGCGCGTGTCGAAGGCGGGGCTGATCGTGCGCGCCGCGCTCACGCACGCGAGCGCCGTCGAAGCGCTCGGCCACAACGTGCCGCGCGTGTTCACCGGCGTGTTCGCGGCCGGCACGGCGCTCGCCGCGCTGGCCGGCGTGATCGGCGCGCCGCTCTTCGTGATCGAGCCGGGAATGGCGGAGTCGCTCGGCTCGATCGTGTTCGTGGTGGTCGTGATCGGCGGGCTGGGTTCGCTGGGTGGAGCGCTGGCGGCGTCGCTGCTGGTCGGTTGCGTGCAGACGCTGGCCGTGGCGAGCAATGTGTCGCTGGGCGACGTGCTGTCGATCTTCGATGCCACGCTCCCCGTCGAATGGGACGCGTTGACGCTCGCGCAACTCGCGCCGCTGATTCCGTATCTGCTGCTGGTGGCGATGCTGGCGCTGCGCCCGCGCGGCCTGTTCGGACGGCGCGACGATCATGCGTGA
- a CDS encoding acyl-CoA thioesterase: MNKPASAPRGAYPHFLTIPTRWMDNDVYGHVNNVVYYSYFDTVVNEYLLRTGVLDFERGETIGLVVETQCNYFAPVVFPERIDAGLRVIRLGTSSVRYQVGLFKEGEDQPAAQGHFVHVYVNRVTRRPVNLPAELRAALEPLSVAEQPD, translated from the coding sequence ATGAACAAACCCGCATCCGCCCCGCGCGGCGCCTACCCGCATTTCCTAACGATCCCTACCCGCTGGATGGATAACGACGTCTACGGTCACGTGAACAACGTCGTCTACTACAGTTACTTCGACACCGTGGTGAACGAGTATCTGCTTCGCACCGGCGTGCTCGATTTCGAGCGGGGCGAGACGATCGGCCTCGTGGTGGAGACGCAGTGCAACTACTTCGCGCCGGTGGTGTTTCCCGAGCGGATCGACGCGGGTCTGCGCGTGATACGGCTCGGCACCTCGAGCGTGCGCTATCAGGTGGGTCTCTTCAAGGAAGGCGAAGATCAACCCGCCGCGCAAGGACACTTCGTGCATGTGTATGTGAATCGTGTCACACGGCGCCCGGTCAATCTGCCCGCCGAATTGCGCGCGGCGCTCGAACCGTTGAGCGTTGCAGAACAGCCGGACTAG